A genome region from Manis javanica isolate MJ-LG chromosome 3, MJ_LKY, whole genome shotgun sequence includes the following:
- the LOC108396123 gene encoding carbonyl reductase [NADPH] 1-like, producing MTSYSRVALVTGANRGIGWAIVRSLCQQFSGDVVLTARDAARGHAAVQQLQAEGLSPRFHLLDICNRQSIRALRDFLLKEYGGLNVLVNNAGIAFKDDRTSLHFQAEMTMKTNFFGTQDVCTELLPLVRPQGRVVNLSSTLSLLALKCCSPELQRKFTSDTITEEELVGLMNKFVKDIRNSVHQKEGWPHQKFAAYAMTKLGINVLSRIQARKLSEQKSGDRILLNACCPGWVRSDMGGPEALKSLEEGAETPVYLALLPSNAEGPHGEFALEKKVVQWEPGSELPAWVQLCVRL from the exons ATGACATCCTACAGCCGAGTGGCCCTGGTCACTGGGGCCAACAGGGGCATTGGCTGGGCCATTGTGCGAAGCCTGTGCCAGCAGTTCTCGGGGGACGTGGTGCTCACGGCGCGGGATGCAGCACGGGGTCATGCGGCTGTGCAGCAGCTGCAGGCCGAGGGCCTGAGCCCGCGCTTCCACCTGCTGGACATCTGCAACCGGCAGAGCATCCGGGCCCTGCGGGACTTCCTGCTCAAAGAGTACGGGGGCCTCAACGTGCTGGTCAACAACGCGGGCATCGCCTTCAAGG ATGATCGCACAAGCTTACATTTTCAAGCAGAAATGACTATGAAAACCAACTTTTTTGGTACCCAAGACGTCTGCACGGAGCTGCTGCCTCTAGTGAGACCCCAAG GCAGAGTGGTGAATCTCTCTAGCACACTGAGCTTGTTAGCTCTTAAATGCTGCAGCCCAGAACTACAGCGGAAGTTTACAAGTGATACCatcacagaggaggagctggtgggGCTCATGAACAAGTTTGTGAAAGATATAAGGAACAGTGTCCACCAAAAGGAGGGCTGGCCTCATCAGAAATTCGCTGCCTATGCAATGACAAAGCTCGGCATCAATGTCCTGTCCAGAATCCAGGCCAGGAAACTGAGTGAGCAGAAGAGTGGGGACAGGATCCTTTTGAATGCCTGCTGCCCTGGATGGGTGAGATCCGACATGGGGGGACCCGAGGCCTTGAAAAGCCTAGAAGAAGGAGCAGAGACCCCTGTGTACTTGGCCCTTTTGCCGTCAAATGCTGAAGGCCCTCATGGAGAGTTTGCTTTGGAGAAGAAAGTTGTACAATGGGAACCTGGCTCAGAGCTCCCTGCATGGGTGCAATTATGTGTTCGTTTGTGA